A single Mytilus trossulus isolate FHL-02 chromosome 12, PNRI_Mtr1.1.1.hap1, whole genome shotgun sequence DNA region contains:
- the LOC134693164 gene encoding toll-like receptor 4: MTNYVSHFSIIVVMAFLQWIHWLAILHIVRYGLVNSDNCEFDKRCRCSLRNDLLAFDCSKSGKISVPAVPTNVYTFNVSNNIILLIRNGTFKNLAQLVTLDLSSNRLQTIEPDAFIGLHSLKQLILQNNKLRYHQTVFPANIFRPLVSLQSLNVQNNSLKYDQTFPDDIIADLVTLESLYVDAIFVTRVLSFGKGYSRLQNLTKLFLGNCYLTEIDKNTFVNVPYLEHLQISKCSIRVYNPSTMQSLYRMKILNLSYNKLDFNGFQNLVKDTEKMTLLETLILTNSFPTQMNLPKLLFYYLDATKIRELYLNKNLFVNATPEVKHIERLPETLQYLDFSNNTLIDCRFDMPSLKQMKMQHNLLGRFVASESYAPMIENDTSYLLETVDLSFNEIHTLKWSVFNNQLKLRIINLSNNFLSDIAFDISQLTKLEMLDLSNNNITSISNMQSKKAISNFSMQSAFKVDLSNNLLECVCKEAVFLRWILNHVTVFHNIDRYTCKLDSGNDVNRNFVHNAEQVIKGCRDYTILVICVSLILCLAIVAVVAGLIYRYRWKLRYMYYMTKSKWYRYKPPGTEGQYRYDAFISYSDSEQNFIVRECIPKLEMERNLKLCIHQRDFIPGEEITVNITSAIHDSKKTICIITRSFLDSYYCNFEFNMARMENIYHRKGQNILFLVFYEKIPAKDLSLVMLELIQKHSYIEYPNEEQGNELFWDKIKEAIE, encoded by the coding sequence atgACTAATTATGTTTCTCATTTCAGTATTATTGTTGTTATGGCGTTCCTCCAATGGATACATTGGTTGGCAATATTGCATATCGTACGATATGGTTTGGTTAATTCAGACAATTGTGAATTTGACAAACGATGCCGATGCAGTCTTAGAAACGATCTCTTAGCCTTTGATTGTTCAAAAAGTGGGAAAATTTCAGTTCCAGCTGTTCCAACAAATGTGTACACTTTCAATGTATccaataatattattttattaattcggAATGGCACTTTCAAAAATCTTGCTCAGCTAGTTACTCTCGATTTGTCTTCGAATCGTTTACAAACGATAGAACCAGATGCTTTCATTGGTCTTCACTCATTGAAACAATTGATCTTGCAAAACAACAAATTGCGATATCATCAAACTGTATTTCCAGCTAACATCTTTAGACCATTAGTCAGTCTCCAGTCTCTTAATGTCCAAAACAATAGTTTGAAATATGATCAAACATTTCCGGATGATATCATAGCTGATCTTGTAACCTTAGAGAGTTTGTATGTTGATGCCATCTTTGTTACTCGGGTACTATCATTTGGTAAAGGCTATTCCCGACTGCagaatttgacaaaattattcCTTGGGAATTGCTACTTGactgaaattgacaaaaatacgTTTGTAAATGTTCCCTATTTAGAGCATTTACAGATTTCGAAATGTTCGATTAGAGTTTATAATCCGTCTACAATGCAAAGTTTGTACAGAATGAAAATTCtgaatttatcatacaataagTTGGACTTCAATGGATTTCAAAACTTGGTGAAAGATACAGAGAAAATGACACTCTTAGAAACTTTAATATTAACTAATTCATTTCCAACCCAAATGAATTTACCTaagttattgttctattatttgGATGCCACTAAAATACGTGAATTGTATCTTAACAAGAACTTGTTTGTAAATGCCACACCTGAAGTTAAACATATAGAAAGACTTCCAGAAACGCTCCAATatttggatttttcaaataatacacTTATCGACTGTCGCTTTGATATGCccagtttaaaacaaatgaaaatgcaGCATAATCTACTAGGTAGATTTGTAGCATCTGAATCATATGCTCCAATGATCGAAAACGATACAAGCTACCTACTTGAAACAGTGGATCTATCTTTTAATGAAATTCATACACTAAAATGGTCAGTGTTTAATAACCAACTCAAATTAAGGATTATTAATTTAAGTAACAACTTCTTATCGGACATTGCTTTTGACATTTCTCAATTAACGAAGCTTGAAATGCTTGATTTATccaacaataatataacaagcATATCGAACATGCAATCAAAGAAAGCAATTAGCAACTTTTCAATGCAGTCAGCATTCAAAGTAGATTTATCAAATAATCTTCTTGAATGTGTATGTAAAGAGGCAGTATTTCTAAGATGGATTCTTAACCATGTAACTGTTTTTCATAACATTGATCGTTACACGTGTAAACTCGATAGCGGAAACGATGTCAATAGAAATTTTGTTCACAATGCTGAACAAGTTATCAAAGGATGCAGAGACTACACAATTTTAGTAATTTGTGTATCGCTGATTTTATGTTTGGCCATTGTAGCCGTTGTTGCTGGTTTAATTTATCGATATCGTTGGAAGCTTcgatatatgtattatatgacTAAGAGCAAATGGTATCGATATAAACCCCCTGGTACCGAAGGCCAGTACAGATATGATGCCTTTATATCGTATTCTGACAGCGAACAGAATTTTATAGTTAGAGAGTGCATTCCAAAACTTGAAATGGAAAGAAACCTAAAGCTTTGTATTCATCAGAGAGACTTTATACCGGGAGAGGAAATTACCGTGAACATTACAAGTGCCATTCATGACAGTAAGAAAACGATTTGTATAATTACAAGATCATTTTTAGACtcatattattgtaattttgaattcaATATGGCTAGGATGGAAAACATTTATCACAGAAAGGgacaaaacatattatttttagtGTTCTATGAGAAGATCCCAGCAAAGGATTTATCTTTAGTTATGTTAGAACTTATTCAAAAGCATTCCTATATTGAATACCCTAATGAAGAACAAGGCAATGAGTTGTTTTGGGACAAGATCAAAGAAGCAATAGAATGA